The Mugil cephalus isolate CIBA_MC_2020 chromosome 11, CIBA_Mcephalus_1.1, whole genome shotgun sequence genome includes a window with the following:
- the eny2 gene encoding transcription and mRNA export factor ENY2 isoform X2 has protein sequence MSKESKMRATVNQKLTEMGERERLKEVLRAKLTECGWKDQMKAHCKEVIKEKGLEHVTVEDLVVEITPKGRALVPDSVKKELLQRIRAFLAQHAS, from the exons ATGAGTAAAGAGTCCAAGATGAGGGCAACAGTAAACCAGAAGCTGACAGAgatgggagaaagagagag ACTGAAGGAGGTGCTGAGAGCCAAGCTCACTGAGTGTGGATGGAAGGACCAGATGAAAGCTCACTGCAAAG AGGTCATTAAAGAAAAGGGCTTGGAGCACGTCACTGTGGAGGACCTTGTCGTAGAGATCACTCCTAAAGGAAGAG CCTTGGTGCCAGACAGCGTGAAGAAAGAGCTCCTACAGAGAATAAGAGCCTTCTTAGCTCAGCACGCCTCATAA
- the eny2 gene encoding transcription and mRNA export factor ENY2 isoform X1, translating to MPKAMSKESKMRATVNQKLTEMGERERLKEVLRAKLTECGWKDQMKAHCKEVIKEKGLEHVTVEDLVVEITPKGRALVPDSVKKELLQRIRAFLAQHAS from the exons ATGCCAAAGGCTATGAGTAAAGAGTCCAAGATGAGGGCAACAGTAAACCAGAAGCTGACAGAgatgggagaaagagagag ACTGAAGGAGGTGCTGAGAGCCAAGCTCACTGAGTGTGGATGGAAGGACCAGATGAAAGCTCACTGCAAAG AGGTCATTAAAGAAAAGGGCTTGGAGCACGTCACTGTGGAGGACCTTGTCGTAGAGATCACTCCTAAAGGAAGAG CCTTGGTGCCAGACAGCGTGAAGAAAGAGCTCCTACAGAGAATAAGAGCCTTCTTAGCTCAGCACGCCTCATAA